From Suncus etruscus isolate mSunEtr1 chromosome 6, mSunEtr1.pri.cur, whole genome shotgun sequence, one genomic window encodes:
- the SYTL1 gene encoding synaptotagmin-like protein 1 — translation MPQSAHTSQEGFWALPCPLMAHESDGEPTGLLDLSFLTEEEQEAIADVLKRDAHLRQLEEGRVSKLRASLADPGQLKVLTGDWFQEARAQRHQHTHLGSDLVRASFRRKKSSRGDQSPGLQEAEVAGKENEEESEPRPAVCEVPQEGLLKVDEAPDFSTPYASPWASDQEEPQAQEAQTPGAEQARSKVEASPEPRSPGGEKPTPGPVQNQAASETLENGEEETETKGRCPSFDRMLSSSSSVSSLNSSTLSGSQMSLSGEAEAGAVQVRGSVHLALRYEPGAAALRVHVIQCQGLAAARRRRSDPYVKSYLLPDKLSKRKTAVKKRNLNPVFNEILQYTVPQAELLGRVLSLSVWHRESLGRNVFLGEVEVPLDTWNWDSEATWLPLQPRVPSSPDDLPNRGLLSLSLKYVPAGAEGADQPPSGELHFWVKEAQDLIPLRSGTLDSYVQCSVLPDDSRAGRQRTRVVRRSLSPMFNHTMVYDGFGPADLRQACAELSLWDHGTLASRQLGGTRLSLGTGSSYGLQVPWMDSTPEEKQLWQSLLERPCEWVDGLLPLRTNLVPRS, via the exons ATGCCCCAGAGTGCccacacatctcaagaggggttctgggccctgccctgccctctcaTGGCACACGAGTCTGATGGTGAGCCCACTGGGCTATTGGACCTCAGTTTCCTGACGGAGGAAGAGCAGGAGGCGATTGCCGATGTCCTGAAGAGAGATGCACACCTGCGCCAGCTGGAGGAGGGCCGTGTAAG CAAGCTCCGGGCTTCACTGGCAGATCCTGGGCAGCTGAAAGTCCTGACAGGGGACTGGTTTCAGGAGGCACGCGCCCAGCGACACCAGCACACCCACCTTGGCTCCGATCTTGTTCGAGCCTCTTTCCGCCGGAAGAAGAGTTCCAGGG GAGACCAGTCTCCAGGCCTCCAGGAGGCTGAGGTTGCTGggaaagagaatgaagaggagTCAGAGCCCAG ACCTGCTGTCTGTGAGGTCCCCCAAGAGGGACTCCTCAAGGTTGATGAG GCACCTGATTTCTCGACACCATATGCATCCCCCTGGGCTTCTGATCAGGAGGAACCCCAAGCCcaggaag CCCAGACACCTGGAGCCGAGCAGGCCCGCTCCAAAGTGGAGGCGTCGCCGGAGCCGCGGTCACCGGGTGGGGAGAAGCCAACACCCGGTCCAGTCCAG AACCAGGCAGCATCCGAGACCCTGGAGAATGGGGAGGAGGAGACGGAGACAAAGGGGCGCTGTCCCTCATTCGACCGCATGCTCAGCAGCAGCTCCTCAGTGTCCAGCCTCAACTCCTCCACG CTGAGCGGCAGCCAGATGAGCCTGTCCGGGGAGGCGGAGGCGGGCGCGGTGCAGGTGCGCGGCTCGGTGCACTTGGCGCTGCGCTACGAGCCGGGCGCCGCCGCGCTGCGCGTGCACGTGATCCAGTGCCAGGGCCTGGCCGCCGCGCGACGCCGCCGCTCCGACCC CTACGTCAAAAGCTACCTCCTCCCAGATAAGCTGAGCAAGCGCAAGACGGCGGTGAAGAAACGCAATCTGAACCCCGTCTTCAATGAGATTCTGCAG TACACAGTCCCGCAGGCCGAGCTCCTGGGCCGCGTGCTCAGCCTGTCGGTGTGGCACCGCGAAAGCCTGGGTCGCAACGTCTTTCTGGGCGAAGTCGAAGTGCCCCTGGACACGTGGAACTGGGACTCTGAGGCCACTTGGCTCCCCCTGCAGCCCCGG GTCCCTTCTTCTCCCGACGACCTCCCTAATCGTGGGCTGCTCTCGCTGTCCCTCAAGTACGTCCCAGCCGGTGCTGAGG GCGCAGATCAGCCCCCGAGCGGGGAGCTGCACTTCTGGGTGAAGGAAGCCCAGGACCTCATTCCGCTGCGTTCAGGAACCCTGGATTCCTATGTACAATG TTCTGTGCTGCCTGATGACAGCCGGGCTGGCCGTCAGCGGACAAGGGTGGTGCGCCGCAGCCTCAGCCCCATGTTCAACCACACTATGGTCTACGATGGCTTTGGGCCTGCAGACCTACGCCAAGCCTGTGCTGAGCTCTCCCTCTGGGACCATGGGACTCTGGCTAGCCGTCAGCTGGGGGGGACACGTCTCAGCCTGGGCACAG GTAGCAGCTATGGGCTGCAGGTACCCTGGATGGATTCCACCCCTGAGGAGAAGCAGCTGTGGCAGTCACTCCTGGAGCGGCCTTGCGAGTGGGTGGATGGCCTCCTTCCCCTCCGGACCAACCTGGTCCCCAGGTCATAG